In Prunus dulcis chromosome 1, ALMONDv2, whole genome shotgun sequence, the following are encoded in one genomic region:
- the LOC117625298 gene encoding peptidyl-prolyl cis-trans isomerase FKBP19, chloroplastic isoform X2 gives MASISAVGSPPRPLSSSPVAKSSHPVRRFALTFSLMRQRQRGPQSLLVPEPEKFSDSGGSNPIERRSFVFSSIGIVAAAFCNASKDGVALASQFADMPALRGKDYGKSKMSYPDYTETASGLQYKDLRLGDGPKPKVGETVVVDWDGYTIGYYGRIFEARNKTKGGSFEGDDKAFFKFRVGSQEVIPAFEEAVSGMALGGIRRIIVPPELGYPENDYNKSGPRPTTFSGQRALDFVLRNQGLIDKTLLFDIELIKIIPN, from the exons ATGGCCTCAATCTCAGCCGTCGGGTCTCCACCCCGACCGCTGTCTTCTTCACCTGTGGCAAAATCTTCACACCCGGTTCGTCGTTTTGCGCTTACCTTCTCTCTGATGCGCCAGAGACAGCGCGGACCTCAATCTCTTCTTGTTCCGGAACCGGAGAAATTTTCTGATTCAG GTGGAAGTAATCCTATTGAACGAAGAAGTTTTGTcttttcatccattggaatcgTAGCTGCAGCCTTTTGCAATGCTTCAAAAGATGGCGTAGCCCTGGCATCTCAATTTGCTGACA TGCCAGCACTTCGGGGAAAGGACTATGGGAAGTCGAAAATGAGTTATCCAGACTACACAGAAACTGCATCAGGTCTTCAGTATAAG GACTTACGACTAGGAGATGGCCCCAAACCCAAGGTGGGAGAGACAGTAGTG GTTGATTGGGATGGTTACACCATAGGATATTATGGACGTATCTTCGAAGCTCGAAATAAGACAAAGGGTGGTTCATTTGAG GGTGATGACAAGgcctttttcaaatttagaGTAGGATCTCAGGAG GTAATACCAGCTTTTGAGGAAGCTGTTTCAGGCATGGCTCTTGGTGGCATTAGAAG GATCATAGTGCCCCCAGAGTTGGGATATCCTGAGAATGACTACAACAAAAGTGGACCGAGACCCACAACATTTTCG GGCCAACGAGCCTTGGATTTTGTGCTGAGGAACCAGGGGCTGATAGACAAGACTCTTCTGTTTGATATTGAGCTCATCAAGATCATACCCAACTGA
- the LOC117625263 gene encoding sterol 14-demethylase, with protein MVTMDVDNKLFSVGLMIVATLVVAKLISWLLMSRSGKRLPPVVNTWPVIGGLLRFLKGPIVMLREEYPKLGSVFTLNLLNKKITFLIGPEVSAHFFKAPESDLSQQEVYQFNVPTFGPGVVFDVDYSVRQEQFRFFTEALRVNKLKAYVDQMVTEAEDYFSKWGDSGEVDLKYELEHLIILTASRCLLGREVRDKLFDDVSALFHDLDNGMLPISVIFPYLPIPAHRRRDQARKKLSEIFASIINSRKHAEQCENDMLQCFIDSKYKNGRPTTESEVTGLLIAALFAGQHTSSITSTWTGAYLLRHKEYLSAVSEEQKNLMKKHGKKVDHDILSEMDVLYRSIKEALRLHPPLIMLLRSSHSDFSVQTREGKEYDIPKGHIVATSPYFANRLPHIYKEPDTYNPERFAAGREEDKAAGAFSYISFGGGRHGCLGEPFAYLQIKAIWSHLLRNFELELVSPFPEIDWNAMVVGVKGKMMVRYKRRELSFD; from the exons ATGGTGACAATGGATGTGGATAACAAGCTTTTTAGTGTGGGTCTGATGATTGTGGCCACTCTAGTGGTGGCCAAGCTTATCTCATGGCTTTTGATGTCCCGATCTGGAAAGCGTCTCCCTCCGGTGGTCAACACGTGGCCTGTGATTGGGGGACTGCTCCGTTTCTTGAAAGGTCCCATTGTGATGCTTCGTGAAGAGTACCCTAAGCTTGGGAGTGTATTCACATTGAACCTACTTAACAAGAAGATCACTTTCTTGATTGGTCCCGAGGTTTCTGCTCACTTCTTCAAGGCCCCGGAATCTGATCTTAGCCAGCAGGAGGTCTACCAGTTCAATGTGCCCACTTTTGGCCCCGGAGTTGTATTCGATGTGGATTACTCAGTGCGGCAAGAGCAGTTCCGGTTCTTCACCGAGGCTCTCAGGGTGAATAAACTTAAGGCATATGTGGATCAGATGGTTACAGAAGCAGAG GATTACTTTTCCAAGTGGGGAGACAGTGGCGAGGTGGATTTAAAGTATGAGCTGGAGCATCTGATCATCTTAACTGCCAGTAGATGCCTCTTGGGTCGCGAAGTTCGTGATAAACTCTTTGATGATGTTTCAGCATTGTTCCATGACCTTGACAATGGCATGCTTCCTATTAGTGTCATCTTCCCGTACCTCCCCATCCCAGCTCACCGTCGCCGTGACCAGGCACGCAAGAAGCTTTCAGAAATCTTTGCAAGCATCATAAACTCCCGTAAGCATGCTGAACAGTGTGAGAATGACATGTTGCAATGTTTCATTGATTCGAAGTACAAAAATGGCCGACCAACAACTGAATCTGAGGTCACTGGCTTGCTCATTGCTGCTCTCTTTGCTGGGCAACACACTAGTTCTATCACTTCCACTTGGACTGGGGCCTATCTCCTCCGTCACAAGGAATACTTATCTGCTGTGTCAGAGGAGCAGAAAAACCTAATGAAAAAGCATGGGAAGAAGGTTGATCATGATATATTGTCAGAGATGGATGTCCTGTATCGTAGCATCAAGGAAGCTCTGAGATTACACCCTCCACTAATCATGCTGCTGCGAAGCTCGCATAGTGATTTTAGCGTACAAACCCGTGAGGGGAAAGAGTATGACATCCCGAAGGGGCACATAGTTGCCACATCACCATATTTTGCCAACCGGCTTCCTCATATTTACAAGGAGCCAGACACGTACAATCCTGAGAGATTTGCTGCtgggagagaagaagataaGGCAGCAGGGGCATTCTCTTATATCTCATTTGGAGGTGGCAGGCATGGATGCCTTGGTGAGCCTTTTGCATACCTGCAGATAAAGGCTATATGGAGCCATTTGCTGAGAAATTTCGAATTGGAGCTGGTGTCACCTTTTCCCGAGATTGATTGGAATGCCATGGTTGTGGGTGTGAAGGGAAAGATGATGGTGCGGTACAAGCGACGGGAGCTCTCCTTCGATTAA
- the LOC117625274 gene encoding transaldolase yields MASISKLSNPSPASSLSSTFNPRASQPKCLIGFLTTTTNFSSKVSSSKLSIRSKSSLKGSLVVRCSQGDGNGNPAKRTYLHDLYEKEGQSPWYDNLCRPVTDLLPLIASGVRGVTSNPAIFQKAISTSNAYNDQFRELVQSGKDIESAYWELVVKDIQDASKLFESIYDQTDAGDGYVSVEVSPKLADDTQGTIEAAKWLHKVVARPNVYIKIPATAPCIPSIKEVIANGISVNVTLIFSLTRYEAVIDAYLDGLEASGLNDLSKVTSVASFFVSRVDTLIDKLLEKIGTPEALDLRGKAAVAQAALAYQLYQKKFSGPRWEALVKKGAKKQRLLWASTSVKNPAYSDTLYVAPLIGPDTVSTMPDQALQAFIDHGTVSRTIDSNVSEAEGIYSALEKLGIDWSYVGNQLEIEGVDSFKKSFDSLLDTLQEKANSLKLISL; encoded by the exons ATGGCTTCCATCTCCAAGCTCTCCAATCCCAGCCCTGCTTCATCTTTGTCGTCCACTTTCAACCCTAGAGCTTCCCAGCCCAAGTGCTTGATCGGCttcctcaccaccaccaccaacttCAGCTCCAAagtttcttcttccaagtTGTCCATACGAAGCAAGTCGTCTCTCAAGGGTTCTCTGGT TGTGAGATGTTCTCAAGGTGATGGAAATGGAAATCCAGCAAAGAGAACATATCTCCATGATCTCTACGAGAAGGAAGGGCAGAGTCCATGGTATGATAACCTCTGCCGACCTGTTACAGATCTGCTTCCACTTATTGCAAGTGGGGTTAGAGGTGTAACTAGTAACCCAGCG ATTTTCCAGAAAGCAATATCCACTTCAAATGCTTATAATGATCAATTCAG GGAACTTGTTCAATCAGGAAAGGACATTGAAAGTGCATATTGGGAACTTGTGGTGAAGGACATTCAAGATGCTTCAAAACTTTTTGAGTCAATCTATGATCAAACTGATGCTGGTGATGGTTATGTTTCTGTTGAAGTTTCCCCCAAACTTGCTGATGACACTCAAGGGACTATCGAGGCTGCAAAATGGCTACATAAAGTAGTTGCCCGCCCCAATGTCTACATAAAAATCCCTGCTACTGCTCCATGTATCCCTTCAATTAAGGAAGTCATAGCAAATGGCATAAGTGTCAATGTGACT CTTATATTCTCTCTCACTAGATATGAGGCAGTCATTGATGCTTACTTGGATGGCCTTGAGGCTTCTGGATTAAATGACCTCTCCAAAGTCACAAGTGTTGCTTCCTTCTTTGTCAGTAGGGTGGACACCCTTATTGACAAGTTGCTTGAAAAGATTGGAACTCCAGAAGCCCTTGACCTTCGAGGAAAG GCTGCTGTAGCTCAAGCTGCTTTAGCATACCAACTCTACCAGAAGAAATTCTCTGGCCCTAGATGGGAGGCTTTGGTGAAAAAAGGTGCCAAGAAGCAGAGGCTGCTGTGGGCCTCAACCAGCGTCAAAAATCCTGCCTACTCTGATACTTTATATGTTGCTCCTCTCATTGGCCCTGACACG GTTTCAACCATGCCAGACCAAGCTCTCCAAGCATTTATCGATCACGGTACTGTTTCAAGGACAATCGACTCCAATGTCTCCGAGGCTGAAGGCATTTACAGTGCACTAGAGAAGTTAGGAATCGACTGGAGCTACGTTGGGAACCAACTCGAAATTGAAGGAGTGGATTCCTTCAAGAAGAGTTTTGACAGCCTGCTTGATACTCTGCAAGAGAAGGCCAACTCTCTTAAATTGATTAGTCTTTAA
- the LOC117615283 gene encoding cytochrome b-c1 complex subunit Rieske-4, mitochondrial-like — protein sequence MLRVAGRRLSSSAVAWRSSQTTPAFVSGSHPLFNNNDDSSPDGPSRSPNQFFFHSHFPSLIRGFSSEALAPGHDIGLISEIPATVAAVKNPSSKIVYDEYNHERYPPGDPSKRAFAYFILTGGRFVYASLIRLLVLKFVLSMSASKDVLALASLEVDLSSIEPGTTVTVKWRGKPVFIRRRTEDDIKLANSVDVQSLRDPQQDAERVKNPEWLVVVGVCTHLGCIPLPNAGDFGGWFCPCHGSHYDISGRIRKGPAPYNLEVPTYSFLSENKLLVG from the exons atgcTGCGAGTCGCGGGAAGAAGGCTTTCATCTTCTGCAGTGGCTTGGAGGTCGTCGCAGACAACCCCAGCCTTTGTCTCTGGATCTCATCCGCTTTTCAATAACAACGACGACTCTTCCCCCGATGGCCCTTCCAGATCCCCCAATCAATTTTTCTTCCATTCCCATTTTCCATCTCTGATCAGAG GATTTTCCTCTGAAGCCCTTGCTCCCGGACATGATATTGGTCTTATCTCAGAAATCCCAGCTACCGTGGCAGCTGTGAAGAATCCTTCTTCAAAAATTGTATATGATGAGTACAACCATGAAAGATATCCACCTGGTGACCCCAGCAAGCGGGCATTTGCTTATTTCATCTTGACAGGTGGCAGATTTGTGTATGCCTCCTTGATCCGGCTTCTGGTCCTCAAGTTTGTACTGAGCATGTCTGCCAGCAAAGATGTCCTTGCCCTTGCTTCCCTTGAGGTTGATCTGTCCAGCATTGAGCCTGGTACTACTGTTACTGTGAAGTGGAGAGGGAAGCCTGTTTTTATTAGGCGTAGGACTGAAGATGACATCAAGTTGGCTAATAGTGTAGATGTTCAGTCCCTTCGTGACCCCCAACAGGATGCAGAGAGGGTTAAGAATCCAGAATGGCTTGTTGTTGTTGGGGTCTGCACTCACTTAGGATGCATCCCCTTGCCAAATGCTGGTGATTTTGGTGGTTGGTTTTGCCCATGCCATGGTTCGCACTACGACATTTCTGGCAGGATCCGAAAGGGACCTGCACCATACAATCTAGAGGTACCCACTTACAGTTTTTTGAGTGAGAACAAGCTGCTGGTTGGATGA
- the LOC117614816 gene encoding glycine--tRNA ligase, mitochondrial 1-like: MRTLSAFIASSTSFGHCFFHRLTLRHSHKTLASPLAPCFRRHFTPTMAAPEDSLRKALADKQSEVENQGNQVRSLKAGKAAKSEIDAAIEALNALKLQKASIEKDLQASLSSADGSVNREAFRQAVSNTLERRLFYIKSFNIYGGVAGLYDYGPPGCAVKSNVLAFWRQHFVLEENMLEVDCPCVTPEVVLKASGHVEKFTDLMVKDEKTGTCYRADHLLKDFCNDKLQKDLNITAEKAKELKHVLAMLDDFSAEELGAKIKEYGIVSPDTKNPLSDPYPFNLMFQTSIGPSGLIPGYLRPETAQGIFVNFKDLYYYNGNKLPFAAAQIGQAFRNEISPRQGLLRVREFTLAEIEHFVDPEDKSHPKFSEVAELEFLMFPRELQMSGESAKAIRLDEAVAKGIVNNQTLGYFIGRVYLFLTRLGIDNKRLRFRQHLANEMAHYAADCWDAEIESSYGWIECVGIADRSAYDLRAHSEKSGEALVAHEKFPEPREVEVLVISPVKKEIGLAFKGSQKNVVEALESMKEKEAFALKADLELKGEVDFYVCTLGKNVSIKKNMVKISKEKKKEHQRVFTPSVIEPSFGIGRIIYCLFEHSYYTRASKAGNEQLNVFAFPSIVAPIKCTVFPLVQNQKYEDIAKDISKSLTVAGISHKIDITGTSIGKRYARTDELGVPFAITVDTTSSVTIRERDSKDQIRVDVKEAASVVKEVTEGLRSWADVWATFPHHSSVSADE; encoded by the exons ATGCGTACACTCTCCGCCTTCATTGCCTCATCGACTTCTTTTGGCCACTGTTTCTTCCATCGGCTCACTCTGCGCCACTCACACAAAACCCTAGCATCACCTCTAGCTCCCTGCTTCAGGCGCCACTTCACACCAACAATGGCTGCTCCAGAGGACTCGCTCCGCAAAGCCCTTGCCGATAAGCAATCGGAGGTCGAGAACCAAGGCAACCAGGTCCGATCTCTCAAAGCTGGCAAGGCGGCCAAGTCGGAGATTGATGCCGCCATTGAAGCCTTGAACGCGTTGAAGCTCCAGAAGGCTTCGATCGAAAAAGACCTTCAAGCCTCATTGAGCAGCGCCGATGGCTCGGTCAACAGGGAGGCGTTCCGCCAAGCGGTATCTAATACGCTGGAACGGCGTCTGTTTTACATCAAATCTTTCAACATCTATGGTGGCGTTGCGGGACTCTATGACTATGGTCCGCCCGGTTGCGCCGTCAAGTCCAACGTCCTCGCATTTTGGCGTCAG CATTTTGTGCTTGAGGAGAACATGCTGGAAGTTGACTGTCCTTGTGTGACACCTGAGGTGGTTCTGAAGGCATCAGGACATGTGGAGAAATTCACTGATCTTATGGTTAAGGACGAGAAAACTGGGACTTGCTACCGGGCCGATCACTTGCTCAAGGATTTTTGTAATGATAAACTCCAGAAGGACCTAAACATTACTGCAGAGAAGGCCAAAGAGCTTAAACATGTACTTGCGATGTTAGACGACTTCTCAGCTGAAGAACTAGGTGCAAAGATAAAGGAGTATGGGATTGTATCCCCTGACACAAAGAATCCTTTATCCGATCCTTATCCATTCAACTTAATGTTTCAAACTTCAATTGGTCCATCTGGCTTGATCCCTGG GTACTTGCGTCCagaaactgcacaaggcatcTTTGTGAATTTTAAAGACCTGTATTATTACAATGGCAACAAGCTACCATTTGCTGCAGCTCAAATTGGGCAGGCTTTTAGAAACGAG ATATCTCCTCGCCAAGGCCTTTTGAGAGTTCGGGAATTCACACTAGCAGAGATTGAGCACTTTGTGGATCCTGAAGATAAATCTCACCCAAAGTTTTCAGAAGTTGCAGAGTTGGAGTTTTTGATGTTCCCAAGGGAATTACAAATGTCGGGCGAATCTGCAAAGGCAATTCGATTGGATGAAGCAGTAGCTAAG GGAATAGTCAACAATCAAACTTTGGGCTACTTCATTGGCAGAGTGTATCTTTTCCTCACTCGTTTAGGTATAGACAATAAACGACTGAGGTTTCGCCAGCATCTTGCAAATGAAATGGCTCACTATGCCGCTGATTGTTGGGATGCTGAGATTGAGAGTTCCTATGGCTGGATTGAGTGTGTTGGTATAGCTGATAGATCAGCATATGACTTGCGTGCTCATTCG GAGAAAAGCGGCGAAGCACTTGTGGCTCATGAAAAATTTCCAGAACCAAGAGAAGTAGAG GTATTGGTTATATCTCCAGTAAAGAAAGAGATCGGCCTTGCTTTCAAAGGGAGCCAAAAGAATGTAGTTGAAGCTTTGGAG tccatgaaagaaaaagaagctttCGCATTGAAAGCTGATTTAGAGTTGAAAGGGGAGGTGGATTTTTATGTCTGCACTCTGGGGAAAAATGTATCTATCAAGAAGAACATGgtgaaaatttcaaaggagaaaaagaaagaacaccAAAGAGTATTCACGCCCTCTGTAATTGAGCCTTCTTTTGGTATTGGGCGAATTATATATTGTCTTTTTGAGCATTCGTACTACACACGGGCGAGTAAAGCTGGGAATGAACAGTTAAATGTTTTTGCTTTCCCCTCAATTGTTGCACCTATTAAATGTACGGTTTTCCCACTCGTCCAAAATCAAAAGTATGAGGATATTGCTAAAGACATTTCCAAGTCATTGACTGTTGCTGGCATATCTCATAAAATTGATATTACAG GTACCTCAATCGGGAAACGTTATGCACGAACTGATGAACTGGGTGTACCTTTTGCAATCACGGTTGATACTACATCGTCTGTGAcaatcagagagagagacagtAAGGATCAAATCCGTGTTGATGTGAAGGAAGCAGCATCTGTTGTGAAGGAGGTAACCGAGGGACTGAGGAGTTGGGCCGATGTGTGGGCGACTTTTCCCCATCATTCTTCTGTATCTGCGGATGAGTAG
- the LOC117625283 gene encoding probable beta-1,4-xylosyltransferase IRX10: MRICMWVLALLFVFGFAWEVGADQNVPTERISGSAGDVLEDDPTGRLKVYVYELPNKYNKKILQKDPRCLNHMFAAEIFMHRFLLSSPVRTFNPEEADWFYTPIYTTCDLTPTGLPLPFKSPRMMRSAIQLISTNWPYWNRTEGADHFFVVPHDFGACFHYQEEKAIERGILPLLQRATLVQTFGQRNHVCLKEGSITIPPYAPPQKMQAHLIPQETPRSIFVYFRGLFYDINNDPEGGYYARGARAAVWENFKNNPLFDISTDHPTTYYEDMQRSIFCLCPLGWAPWSPRLVEAVVFGCIPVIIADDIVLPFADAIPWEEIGVFLAEEDVPNLDTILTSIPPEVILRKQRLLANPSMKWAMMFPQPAQPGDAFHQILNGLARKLPHAQSVYLKGGQKILNWTEGPVGDLKPW, from the exons ATGAGAATTTGCATGTGGGTTCTtgctcttctttttgtttttgggtttgctTGGGAAGTTGGTGCTGATCAGAATGTGCCTACAGAGAGGATTTCAG GTAGCGCTGGTGATGTCTTGGAGGATGATCCAACTGGAAGGTTGAAAGTTTATGTTTATGAGCTGCCTAACAAATACAACAAGAAAATCCTTCAGAAAGACCCAAGATGTCTCAACCATATGTTTGCTGCTGAGATCTTCATGCATAGGTTCCTCTTATCCAGCCCGGTTAGAACCTTCAATCCTGAGGAAGCAGATTGGTTTTATACCCCTATCTACACTACTTGTGACCTTACCCCCACTGGCTTGCCGTTGCCCTTCAAATCTCCGCGGATGATGAGAAGTGCAATACAGCTCATATCTACAAACTGGCCTTATTGGAATCGAACAGAAGGAGCTGATCACTTCTTTGTTGTGCCTCATGACTTTGGAGCCTGCTTTCATTACCAG GAAGAGAAAGCTATTGAACGGGGGATTCTTCCACTGCTCCAGCGTGCCACCTTGGTTCAGACCTTTGGGCAACGAAACCATGTATGCTTGAAGGAGGGTTCAATCACAATTCCTCCATATGCTCCACCACAAAAGATGCAGGCCCACCTGATTCCCCAAGAGACTCCACGGTCCATCTTCGTATACTTCCGTGGTCTATTTTATGACATTAATAATGACCCTGAAGGTGGTTACTATGCGAG AGGTGCGAGGGCAGCTGTTTGGGAGAATTTCAAGAACAATCCTCTGTTTGATATCTCCACTGACCATCCAACCACATATTATGAAGACATGCAACGATCTATATTCTGTTTATGCCCTCTGGGTTGGGCCCCATGGAGTCCGAGGCTAGTTGAAGCAGTGGTGTTTGGTTGCATCCCTGTTATTATAGCTGATGATATTGTCTTACCCTTCGCTGATGCTATCCCATGGGAAGAAATTGGAGTTTTTCTAGCTGAGGAGGATGTCCCTAACCTGGACACAATTCTCACTTCTATTCCACCAGAAGTAATCCTAAGGAAACAACGATTGCTTGCAAATCCTTCGATGAAATGGGCGATGATGTTCCCGCAACCTGCACAACCTGGGGATGCTTTCCATCAGATACTAAACGGTCTGGCTCGCAAGTTGCCCCATGCCCAAAGTGTTTACTTGAAGGGTGGtcaaaagattttaaattggACAGAAGGTCCAGTGGGAGACTTGAAACCATGGTAA
- the LOC117613877 gene encoding mediator-associated protein 2 translates to MDADAKDEGYKLPPDFQENTKEALVDFTVTDSTELWLIDLPKDQNPDFNGVELSLKLHNDGTLGSFEAPSGKEYEVVSSAAEQKATVFVSSTSGTKIAGKISRRVSFVHYPEPSELKERLNSKRLKKMYQELPSGVLTQSSNNFATPTRSSVLRNSQSAGGRSASTHSSRPKSSIHSVGEQSQHRKKRHTPEPSRSMNRSSQNSGRGSAVSSLGQGNSGISSLGEGLSGATSSGQGHSASKSSGQGHHSKSRKKVKDEN, encoded by the exons ATGGATGCAGATGCTAAGGACGAAGGTTACAAACTTCCACCAgattttcaagaaaatactaaagaAGCACTTGTCGATTTCACTGTGACCGACTCCACAGAGCTTTGGCTCATTGATTTGCCTAAAGATCAA AATCCTGATTTTAATGGTGTAGAACTGTCGCTCAAGCTTCATAATGATGGAACGTTGGGCAGTTTTGAGGCTCCATCAG GGAAAGAATATGAAGTGGTCAGTAGTGCAGCTGAGCAAAAGGCTACAGTTTTTGTATCTTCTACATCGGGCACAAAAATTG CTGGGAAGATTTCAAGGAGAGTTTCTTTTGTGCATTACCCAGAGCCTAGTGAGCTTAAAGAAAGACTAAATTCcaaaagattgaaaaaaatgTATCAGGAATTACCATCTGGAGTGTTGACCCAATCTTCCAACAATTTTGCAACTCCTACACGAAGTTCAGTGCTGAGAAACTCACAATCAGCAGGTGGACGTTCAGCCTCCACTCATAGTAGCAGACCTAAAAGTTCCATACATAGTGTTGGCGAGCAATCACAGCATCGAAAGAAAAGGCATACACCCGAACCTAGTAGGTCCATGAACCGGTCTTCCCAAAACTCAGGACGAGGTAGTGCAGTCAGTTCCTTAGGACAAGGTAATAGTGGAATCAGTTCCTTAGGAGAAGGTCTTAGTGGGGCTACTTCCTCAGGACAAGGTCACAGTGCATCTAAGTCCTCAGGACAAGGTCATCATAGTAAATCAAGGAAGAAAGTAAAAGATGAGAATTGA
- the LOC117625298 gene encoding peptidyl-prolyl cis-trans isomerase FKBP19, chloroplastic isoform X1: protein MASISAVGSPPRPLSSSPVAKSSHPVRRFALTFSLMRQRQRGPQSLLVPEPEKFSDSGAGGGSNPIERRSFVFSSIGIVAAAFCNASKDGVALASQFADMPALRGKDYGKSKMSYPDYTETASGLQYKDLRLGDGPKPKVGETVVVDWDGYTIGYYGRIFEARNKTKGGSFEGDDKAFFKFRVGSQEVIPAFEEAVSGMALGGIRRIIVPPELGYPENDYNKSGPRPTTFSGQRALDFVLRNQGLIDKTLLFDIELIKIIPN, encoded by the exons ATGGCCTCAATCTCAGCCGTCGGGTCTCCACCCCGACCGCTGTCTTCTTCACCTGTGGCAAAATCTTCACACCCGGTTCGTCGTTTTGCGCTTACCTTCTCTCTGATGCGCCAGAGACAGCGCGGACCTCAATCTCTTCTTGTTCCGGAACCGGAGAAATTTTCTGATTCAGGTGCAGGCG GTGGAAGTAATCCTATTGAACGAAGAAGTTTTGTcttttcatccattggaatcgTAGCTGCAGCCTTTTGCAATGCTTCAAAAGATGGCGTAGCCCTGGCATCTCAATTTGCTGACA TGCCAGCACTTCGGGGAAAGGACTATGGGAAGTCGAAAATGAGTTATCCAGACTACACAGAAACTGCATCAGGTCTTCAGTATAAG GACTTACGACTAGGAGATGGCCCCAAACCCAAGGTGGGAGAGACAGTAGTG GTTGATTGGGATGGTTACACCATAGGATATTATGGACGTATCTTCGAAGCTCGAAATAAGACAAAGGGTGGTTCATTTGAG GGTGATGACAAGgcctttttcaaatttagaGTAGGATCTCAGGAG GTAATACCAGCTTTTGAGGAAGCTGTTTCAGGCATGGCTCTTGGTGGCATTAGAAG GATCATAGTGCCCCCAGAGTTGGGATATCCTGAGAATGACTACAACAAAAGTGGACCGAGACCCACAACATTTTCG GGCCAACGAGCCTTGGATTTTGTGCTGAGGAACCAGGGGCTGATAGACAAGACTCTTCTGTTTGATATTGAGCTCATCAAGATCATACCCAACTGA
- the LOC117625289 gene encoding phosphatidylinositol transfer protein 3-like, producing the protein MESSNGKESVMSMEINEGMEVNEGIEESNFESNEIERNKMGIMRALVEREDPSSKDVDDFMIRRFLRARDLDIEKASTLFLKYLSWRKSFVPNGSISESEIPRDLAHNKLFMQGLDKTGRPIVVVFGGRHKRTKLEEFKRFVVYSLDKISARMPAGKEKFVSIADLEGWGYVNSDIRGYLAALSILQDCYPERLGKLYLVHVPYVFMTAWKMVYPFIDNKTKKKIVFVENKKLSSTLLSDIDESQLPDTYGGKLPLVPIQDC; encoded by the exons atgGAGTCATCCAATGGGAAAGAGAGTGTGATGAGCATGGAAATAAATGAGGGGATGGAAGTAAATGAGGGGATCGAAGAATCAAACTTTGAAAGCAATGAGATTGAGAGGAACAAGATGGGCATCATGAGAGCTCTTGTGGAAAGGGAAGATCCCTCCTCCAAG GACGTGGATGATTTCATGATCCGGAGATTTCTGCGGGCACGTGATCTGGATATTGAGAAGGCTTCTACCCTGTTCCTCAAGTATCTGAGTTGGAGGAAGTCATTTGTGCCAAATGGTTCCATCTCAGAGTCAGAGATTCCAAGAGACCTTGCTCATAACAAGCTGTTTATGCAAGGTCTGGACAAAACGGGACGCCCCATCGTCGTCGTTTTTGGTGGGAGGCATAAGCGCACCAAACTAGAGGAGTTCAAAC GTTTTGTAGTCTACAGCCTTGACAAAATAAGTGCCAG AATGCCAGCAGGCAAGGAAAAGTTTGTATCCATTGCAGATCTTGAAGGATGGGGATATGTCAATAGCGACATTCGTGGATACTTGGCAGCTCTGTCGATCTTGCAG GATTGCTACCCAGAAAGGCTTGGCAAGTTATATCTTGTTCATGTGCCTTACGTTTTCATGACGGCATGGAAGATGGTTTACCCATTTATTGACAACAAAACCAAGAAGAAG ATAGTTTTTGTTGAGAACAAAAAACTGAGCTCCACCCTGCTCAGTGATATTGATGAGAGCCAACTCCCAGATACATATGGAGGCAAATTGCCGTTAGTTCCTATCCAAGACTGCTAG